The following coding sequences are from one Saccharomyces cerevisiae S288C chromosome X, complete sequence window:
- the DLS1 gene encoding Dls1p (Subunit of ISW2/yCHRAC chromatin accessibility complex; ISW2/yCHRAC also includes Itc1p, Isw2p, and Dpb4p; involved in inheritance of telomeric silencing; DLS1 has a paralog, DPB3, that arose from the whole genome duplication), whose protein sequence is MNNETSGKETASAPLCSPKLPVEKVQRIAKNDPEYMDTSDDAFVATAFATEFFVQVLTHESLHRQQQQQQQQVPPLPDELTLSYDDISAAIVHSSDGHLQFLNDVIPTTKNLRLLVEENRVRYTTSVMPPNEVYSAYVVNDTAPKPNIVEIDLDNDEDDDEDVTDQE, encoded by the coding sequence ATGAACAACGAGACTAGTGGTAAAGAAACGGCGTCTGCACCTCTGTGTTCGCCCAAGTTACCTGTAGAAAAAGTGCAGAGAATAGCCAAGAATGATCCAGAATATATGGACACTTCGGATGACGCATTCGTAGCCACAGCGTTTGCTACAGAATTCTTCGTCCAGGTGCTGACACATGAGTCCCTACATAggcaacagcagcagcaacaacaacaggTACCGCCGCTCCCAGATGAACTCACGCTGTCGTACGATGACATCTCTGCCGCAATTGTGCACTCTTCTGACGGCCATCTGcagtttttgaatgatgtgataccaacaacaaagaATTTGAGGCTTCTAGTGGAAGAAAACCGAGTTAGATATACTACAAGTGTCATGCCCCCTAATGAAGTTTACTCCGCCTATGTGGTGAACGATACGGCTCCGAAGCCCAACATTGTCGAGATTGATCTTGATAATGACGAAGACGACGACGAAGACGTTACTGATCAAGAATAA
- the COA3 gene encoding Coa3p (Mitochondrial protein required for cytochrome c oxidase assembly; also involved in translational regulation of Cox1p and prevention of Cox1p aggregation before assembly; located in the mitochondrial inner membrane) has product MVLNPSKYQDTRTWKMTPAMIRARKPFFKGNMLGLTLLLGVTGSVYYYTYHFLHKDNDFADVPIPPIDPQELEALKKEYEAKKKA; this is encoded by the coding sequence ATGGTTTTGAATCCGTCCAAGTACCAAGACACCCGCACGTGGAAGATGACGCCTGCCATGATCAGGGCCCGTAAaccctttttcaaaggcaATATGCTCGGTCTCACGCTGCTGCTGGGTGTCACGGGCTCTGTTTACTACTACACATATCATTTTCTGCACAAGGACAACGACTTTGCAGACGTGCCCATTCCACCCATCGATCCGCAGGAGCTCGAGGCTCTCAAAAAGGAGTACGAAGCCAAGAAGAAGGCATGA
- the UTP18 gene encoding Utp18p (Small-subunit processome protein involved in pre-18S rRNA maturation; part of a subunit of the 90S preribosomal particle capable of interacting directly with the 5' ETS of the 35S pre-rRNA; contains WD40 repeats), producing the protein MTMATTAMNVSVPPPDEEEQLLAKFVFGDTTDLQENLAKFNADFIFNEQEMDVEDQEDEGSESDNSEEDEAQNGELDHVNNDQLFFVDDGGNEDSQDKNEDTMDVDDEDDSSSDDYSEDSEEAAWIDSDDEKIKVPILVTNKTKKLRTSYNESKINGVHYINRLRSQFEKIYPRPKWVDDESDSELDDEEDDEEEGSNNVINGDINALTKILSTTYNYKDTLSNSKLLPPKKLDIVRLKDANASHPSHSAIQSLSFHPSKPLLLTGGYDKTLRIYHIDGKTNHLVTSLHLVGSPIQTCTFYTSLSNQNQQNIFTAGRRRYMHSWDLSLENLTHSQTAKIEKFSRLYGHESTQRSFENFKVAHLQNSQTNSVHGIVLLQGNNGWINILHSTSGLWLMGCKIEGVITDFCIDYQPISRGKFRTILIAVNAYGEVWEFDLNKNGHVIRRWKDQGGVGITKIQVGGGTTTTCPALQISKIKQNRWLAVGSESGFVNLYDRNNAMTSSTPTPVAALDQLTTTISNLQFSPDGQILCMASRAVKDALRLVHLPSCSVFSNWPTSGTPLGKVTSVAFSPSGGLLAVGNEQGKVRLWKLNHY; encoded by the coding sequence ATGACAATGGCAACAACCGCAATGAATGTTAGCGTACCTCCAccagatgaagaagaacagtTACTAGCCAAATTTGTATTCGGTGATACAACAGATTTACAAGAAAATCTCGCTAAATTTAATGCcgatttcattttcaatgaacAAGAAATGGATGTTGAAGACCAGGAGGATGAGGGATCTGAATCAGATAAcagtgaagaagatgaagcGCAGAACGGTGAATTAGACCATGTTAACAACGATCAGTTATTTTTTGTGGACGATGGTGGTAACGAAGATAGTCAAGATAAGAATGAAGATACCATGGACGTggatgacgaagatgacTCTTCAAGCGATGATTATTCTGAGGACTCTGAAGAAGCTGCTTGGATAGATTcggatgatgaaaaaattaaagtgCCTATTCTTGTTACCAATAAGACAAAGAAATTAAGAACCTCCTATAACGAGTCCAAAATCAACGGTGTTCATTACATCAACAGATTGAGATCTCAGTTTGAAAAGATATATCCAAGGCCCAAATGGGTGGACGATGAATCTGATTCTGAATTagatgacgaagaagacgatgaagaagaaggctCTAATAATGTTATTAATGGAGATATTAATGCTCTAACGAAGATCCTGTCTACTACTTACAATTATAAAGACACTTTATCGAATTCCAAACTATTACCCCCTAAGAAACTTGACATTGTGCGTCTTAAAGATGCAAATGCATCACACCCGTCTCATTCCGCCATACAATCTCTTTCATTCCATCCTTCTAAGCCTCTACTGTTAACGGGTGGGTATGATAAGACCTTAAGAATATATCATATTGACGGGAAAACGAACCATCTAGTGACAAGTTTGCACCTGGTTGGGTCTCCAATACAAACATGTACTTTCTATACTTCTCTATCAAACCaaaatcaacaaaatatATTCACCGCCggtagaagaagatatatGCATTCCTGGGACTTATCCTTAGAAAATTTAACTCATTCACAGACTGCCAAAatcgaaaaattttccagatTGTATGGACATGAGTCCACTCAAAGATCATTTgagaatttcaaagttgcACATTTGCAGAATTCACAAACAAATTCTGTCCATGGAATTGTCCTTTTACAGGGTAATAATGGTTGGATTAACATTTTACATTCCACTTCCGGACTATGGTTAATGGGCTGCAAGATAGAAGGTGTGATAACGGATTTCTGTATCGATTATCAACCTATTTCACGTGGTAAGTTTAGGACCATTTTAATTGCTGTAAACGCGTATGGTGAAGTGTGGGAATTTGACTTGAATAAGAATGGCCATGTTATAAGAAGATGGAAAGACCAAGGTGGCGTGGGTATAACAAAAATCCAAGTTGGTGGTGGGACAACAACTACTTGTCCGGCTCTTCAAATAAGTAAGATAAAGCAAAATAGGTGGCTTGCGGTAGGTAGTGAGAGTGGATTTGTTAATCTTTACGATAGAAATAATGCTATGACCTCGTCGACCCCTACACCTGTCGCCGCCTTGGACCAGCTAACAACTACCATTTCTAATCTACAATTTTCCCCTGATGGTCAAATACTGTGCATGGCATCCCGTGCAGTCAAGGATGCTTTGAGACTAGTTCATCTGCCTTCTTGTAGCGTGTTCAGCAACTGGCCTACCAGCGGGACGCCTTTGGGTAAAGTTACCAGTGTCGCATTTTCGCCATCTGGTGGGCTACTGGCCGTGGGTAACGAACAAGGTAAAGTGAGGCTCTGGAAATTAAACCACTACTAA
- the MPM1 gene encoding Mpm1p (Mitochondrial intermembrane space hypothetical protein): MGFYEGDDNDANTKAFNDKYIKDQKFATAPFWNLFPKLRDIDEYDNPLLPLPFNFNFRDLGDSALAMASGIPTVKQFDKCEELKGQSAWTTQGIWKCLVPSKAIPPLPQLDFLLPLEEIKSDKSHSHGLFFNDFNLFLKWRSHMNRLQKQRIKTRSTAVEPLARTPEDLMLNWDDLHLGNDAEYASADGSKKIVGRAQSISTTKDSNDAKPSTVKTEKIYFDDGTVDITTTTTSKGSSPQVKHKVVSVDEDN, encoded by the coding sequence ATGGGCTTTTATGAAGGCGATGACAATGATGCCAACACCAAGGCATTTAATGACAAATATATCAAAGATCAAAAGTTCGCAACGGCACCCTTCTGGAACCTCTTTCCAAAGTTAAGGGATATTGATGAATACGATAATCCACTCCTACCACTGCCCTTCAATTTCAACTTCAGAGATCTTGGAGATAGTGCACTTGCCATGGCGTCCGGAATCCCTACGGTGAAGCAGTTTGACAAGTGCGAAGAACTTAAGGGCCAGTCTGCATGGACCACCCAAGGGATTTGGAAATGTCTTGTCCCAAGTAAGGCTATCCCCCCTCTACCACAATTGGACTTCCTCTTACCTCTGGAGGAGATCAAATCTGACAAGTCGCACTCTCATGGGTTGTTCTTCAATGATTTCAACCTCTTTTTGAAGTGGAGGTCGCACATGAATAGActacaaaaacaaagaatcAAGACTAGGAGCACTGCCGTAGAGCCTCTGGCTAGAACTCCAGAAGACCTCATGTTGAATTGGGACGACTTGCATCTGGGCAACGATGCTGAATATGCTTCTGCAGATGGATCCAAGAAAATTGTTGGAAGGGCACAGTCCATTAGTACCACGAAGGATTCCAATGATGCAAAACCCAGCACCGTcaaaactgaaaaaatctaCTTTGACGATGGCACGGTAGACATTACTACCACCACTACCTCCAAGGGTTCCAGTCCCCAGGTGAAGCATAAAGTGGTGAGTGTTGACGAAGACAATTAG
- a CDS encoding metallo-dependent hydrolase superfamily protein (Putative metallo-dependent hydrolase superfamily protein; similar to AMP deaminases but lacks key catalytic residues and does not rescue purine nucleotide metabolic defect of quadruple aah1 ade8 amd1 his1 mutant; may regulate purine nucleotide homeostasis as overexpression in an AMD1 strain grown in adenine results in greatly reduced GDP and GTP intracellular levels; not an essential gene; YJL070C has a paralog, YBR284W, that arose from the whole genome duplication), translated as MQAVERRPSLLFDEYQNSVTKPNETKNKEARVLSENDGDVSPSVLKQKEISVDDMDMISLPTEFDRQMVLGSPMFFDLEDEENKIDPLPSVSHHYGNGESDSFVSSYTPSNLKTGEETKDLFINPFELVSQMRKRYIAASKQDGISNIKNDTEKWFLYPKPLPKFWRFEDDKRFQDPSDSDLNDDGDSTGTGAATPHRHGYYYPSYFTDHYYYYTKSGLKGKGNIKVPYTGEYFDLEDYKKQYIYHLSNQENTQNPLSPYSSKEESLEEEFLTDVPTFQEFRDDFAYIIELIQSHKFNEVSRKRLSYLLDKFELFQYLNSKKEILANKNVPYRDFYNSRKVDRDLSLSGCISQRQLSEYIWEKINLEPERIVYQDPETSRKLSLRDIFQFGCSSNDQPIAIGLKLIDDEFLDWYRNIYLIDYHLTPNKVAKLVGKEMRFYLLAKVFLEFDNFIEGEYLAEIFIKYVIHILEKSKYQLAQVSVNFQFYSSGEDWYKKFSQWLLRWKLVSYNIRWNIQIARIFPKLFKENVVSNFQEFLDLIFNPLFTLEKEQLPIDSSVNTDIIGLQFFLSNVCSMDLVIKESDEYYWKEFTDMNCKPKFWTAQGDNPTVAHYMYYIYKSLAKVNFLRSQNLQNTITLRNYCSPLSSRTSQFGVDLYFTDQVESLVCNLLLCNGGLLQVEPLWDTATMIQYLFYLFQIPILAAPLSSVSLLNSQKSTFLKNKNVLLEHDYLKDQETAKINPSRDITVGEQRSYETNPFMKMFKMGLKISLSSKSILYNSSYTLEPLIEEYSVAASIYLLNPTDLCELSRTSVLSSGYEGWYKAHWIGVGVKKAPYFEENVGGIDNWYDTAKDTSIKHNVPMIRRRYRKETLDQEWNFVRDHFGVINSIW; from the coding sequence ATGCAGGCGGTAGAGAGAAGGCCCTCGTTACTCTTTGACgaatatcaaaattctgTTACTAAGCCTAATGAGACGAAGAATAAAGAAGCCAGGGTCTTGTCAGAGAATGACGGTGATGTCTCCCCATCTGTTTTGAAACAGAAGGAAATATCAGTCGATGATATGGATATGATTTCTTTGCCCACGGAATTTGACAGGCAAATGGTTTTAGGTTCACCTATGTTTTTCGATcttgaagacgaagaaaacaaaattgatCCACTTCCTTCAGTTTCCCATCATTATGGAAATGGAGAAAGTGACAGCTTTGTCTCATCGTACACGCCCTCAAATCTGAAAACGGGTGAAGAAACTAAAGATCTTTTCATTAATCCGTTTGAATTGGTTTCTcaaatgagaaaaagaTACATTGCTGCTTCCAAACAAGATGGCATTTCaaacataaaaaatgaCACTGAAAAGTGGTTTTTATACCCAAAACCACTGCCAAAGTTTTGGAGATTTGAAGACGATAAACGATTCCAAGATCCCTCTGACTCTGACTTAAATGACGATGGAGACAGTACTGGGACCGGAGCCGCTACACCGCACCGCCATGGCTACTATTACCCAAGTTACTTTACCGATCACTACTACTACTACACAAAATCTGGtttgaaaggaaaaggaaatataAAAGTACCATACACCGGTGAATATTTCGATTTAGAGGATTACAAAAAACAATACATTTACCATTTAAGTAATCAGGAAAATACGCAAAACCCACTTTCACCTTATTCTAGTAAGGAGGAGTCACTAGAGGAAGAATTTTTAACAGATGTGCCTACGTTTCAAGAATTTAGGGATGATTTTGCATACATAATAGAGTTAATCCAATCTCATAAATTCAACGAGGTTTCACGAAAGCGATTATCTTATTTATTAGATAAATTTGAATTGTTTCAGTACCTAAACTctaagaaagaaattttagCTAATAAAAATGTTCCCTACAGAGATTTTTATAATTCTCGTAAGGTAGATCGAGACTTGTCTTTAAGTGGTTGTATTTCTCAACGTCAATTGAGTGAATATATATGggagaaaataaatttagaaCCTGAAAGGATAGTTTATCAAGACCCGGAAACGTCAAGGAAACTCAGTTTGAGAGACATTTTTCAGTTTGGTTGTTCTTCTAATGACCAACCCATTGCGATTGGGTTGAAATTgattgatgatgaattcTTGGATTGgtatagaaatatttacCTAATAGATTACCATCTAACTCCTAACAAAGTAGCAAAGTTGGTCGGCAAAGAAATGAGGTTTTACCTATTAGCCAAAGTGTTTCTGGAGtttgataatttcattgaagGTGAGTACCTAGCAGAAATTTTCATAAAATACGTTATTCATATCCTCGAAAAATCAAAGTACCAATTGGCCCAAGTATCAGttaattttcaattctatTCCAGTGGTGAAGACTGGTACAAGAAATTTTCTCAATGGTTGCTACGATGGAAGCTAGTATCGTATAATATCCGCTGGAATATACAAATTGCCAGGATTTTTCCCAAACTATTCAAGGAAAATGTCGTGTCAAATTTCCAGGAGTTTTTGGATCTTATCTTCAATCCTTTATTCACTCTGGAAAAGGAGCAGTTACCAATAGATTCATCTGTAAATACTGATATCATTGGTCtgcagttttttttatcaaatgtgTGTTCTATGGATCTGGTCATTAAAGAGTCGGATGAATATTACTGGAAAGAATTTACTGATATGAATTGTAAgccaaaattttggacAGCACAGGGTGACAATCCAACTGTTGCGCATTACAtgtattatatttataaaaGTTTAGCGAAAGTTAATTTTCTGCGGTCacaaaatcttcaaaatacAATCACCCTAAGAAATTATTGTTCTCCACTATCCAGCAGAACTTCCCAATTTGGAGTGgatttatattttacaGATCAAGTTGAATCGTTAGTGTGCAACTTACTGCTTTGTAATGGTGGTCTGCTACAGGTAGAACCGCTTTGGGATACTGCAACAATGATtcaatatttattttatctCTTTCAAATACCCATTTTAGCTGCGCCATTATCATCTGTTTCATTACTGAATTCGCAAAAATCGacctttttgaagaataaaaacGTGCTTCTAGAACATGATTATTTGAAAGACCAGGAAACAGCCAAAATCAATCCTTCTAGAGATATCACTGTGGGCGAACAAAGATCATATGAGACAAATCCTTTCATGAAAATGTTTAAGATGGGActaaaaatttctttatcatcaaaatcGATTCTTTACAATAGTTCATACACGCTAGAACCTCTCATTGAAGAATACAGTGTAGCAGCAAGTATTTACTTGCTGAACCCAACAGATTTGTGCGAGTTGTCGAGAACAAGTGTGCTATCTAGTGGCTATGAAGGTTGGTACAAGGCTCATTGGATTGGCGTTGGAGTTAAAAAGGCGCCTTACTTTGAGGAGAACGTGGGTGGGATAGATAATTGGTACGATACAGCGAAAGATACCTCGATAAAGCACAACGTTCCGATGattagaagaagatatagAAAGGAGACATTGGATCAAGAGTGGAACTTCGTTCGGGATCACTTTGGAGTAATTAACTCCATTTGGTAG
- a CDS encoding S-formylglutathione hydrolase (Esterase that can function as an S-formylglutathione hydrolase; non-essential intracellular esterase; may be involved in the detoxification of formaldehyde, which can be metabolized to S-formylglutathione; similar to human esterase D), which yields MKVVKEFSVCGGRLIKLSHNSNSTKTSMNVNIYLPKHYYAQDFPRNKRIPTVFYLSGLTCTPDNASEKAFWQFQADKYGFAIVFPDTSPRGDEVANDPEGSWDFGQGAGFYLNATQEPYAQHYQMYDYIHKELPQTLDSHFNKNGDVKLDFLDNVAITGHSMGGYGAICGYLKGYSGKRYKSCSAFAPIVNPSNVPWGQKAFKGYLGEEKAQWEAYDPCLLIKNIRHVGDDRILIHVGDSDPFLEEHLKPELLLEAVKATSWQDYVEIKKVHGFDHSYYFVSTFVPEHAEFHARNLGLI from the coding sequence ATGAAGGTTGTTAAGGAATTTAGTGTCTGTGGTGGCAGATTGATCAAGTTGTCACATAACTCGAACTCTACCAAGACCAGCATGAACGTCAATATCTATTTGCCTAAGCACTATTACGCCCAAGATTTTCCAAGAAATAAGCGTATCCCAACTGTGTTTTACCTTTCTGGCTTGACGTGCACGCCAGACAACGCCTCTGAGAAGGCTTTTTGGCAGTTTCAAGCTGACAAGTACGGATTTGCAATAGTCTTTCCGGATACGTCCCCACGTGGTGACGAAGTAGCCAATGATCCTGAGGGCTCCTGGGATTTTGGACAGGGCGCCGGATTCTATCTAAATGCCACCCAAGAACCATACGCCCAACATTACCAGATGTACGACTACATTCACAAAGAACTCCCACAAACATTAGATTCTCATTTTAACAAGAACGGTGACGTAAAGCTGGACTTCTTGGACAATGTTGCCATCACAGGCCATTCGATGGGGGGATATGGTGCAATTTGTGGGTATTTGAAGGGCTATTCCGGAAAGAGATACAAATCTTGTTCTGCCTTCGCCCCTATCGTGAACCCTTCCAACGTTCCCTGGGGTCAAAAAGCGTTTAAAGGTTATCTGGGCGAAGAAAAAGCCCAGTGGGAAGCGTACGACCCATGTTTATTAATCAAGAATATTAGACATGTGGGCGACGACAGAATTTTGATCCATGTAGGAGACTCCGATCCCTTTTTGGAAGAACACTTGAAACCGGAATTACTACTTGAGGCGGTGAAAGCCACTTCATGGCAGGACTACgtggaaataaaaaaagttcacGGCTTTGATCACTCCTATTACTTTGTCAGCACTTTCGTTCCAGAACATGCTGAATTTCATGCGCGAAACTTGGGTTTGATTTGA
- the MRPL8 gene encoding mitochondrial 54S ribosomal protein bL17m MRPL8 (Mitochondrial ribosomal protein of the large subunit) produces the protein MTVGIARKLSRDKAHRDALLKNLACQLFQHESIVSTHAKCKEASRVAERIITWTKRAITTSNSVAQAELKSQIQSQLFLAGDNRKLMKRLFSEIAPRYLERPGGYTRVLRLEPRANDSAPQSVLELVDSPVMSESHTVNRGNLKMWLLVKSVINDDANQLPHNPLTLQNLHKVAKFKAEAQLHGEIMLIKQVLLKEMSLPYDEALENERTQALLKEVYSSSLPKKTKKPSSYVMVPRP, from the coding sequence ATGACAGTGGGTATTGCTAGGAAACTCTCTAGGGACAAGGCGCATAGGGATGCGCTGCTAAAAAACCTTGCGTGCCAGTTGTTTCAGCATGAATCTATAGTGTCAACGCATGCCAAATGTAAAGAGGCTTCCAGGGTCGCAGAGCGGATCATTACCTGGACAAAGAGGGCAATAACGACAAGTAATAGTGTTGCACAGGCGGAATTAAAGTCCCAAATTCAGAGCCAATTGTTTTTAGCAGGAGACAACAGAAAGTTGATGAAGCGGTTGTTCAGCGAGATCGCACCGCGGTACTTGGAAAGGCCCGGTGGGTACACGCGTGTGCTGCGGTTAGAGCCTAGGGCTAACGACTCAGCGCCGCAATCCGTCTTGGAACTAGTCGACTCTCCCGTGATGTCCGAATCGCATACGGTGAACAGGGGCAATTTAAAGATGTGGCTGTTAGTCAAGTCAGTCATCAACGATGACGCCAACCAGCTACCTCATAACCCACTCACATTGCAGAATCTTCACAAAGTGGCCAAGTTTAAAGCAGAAGCGCAGCTACATGGTGAAATTATGCTCATCAAGCAGGTCTTACTCAAGGAAATGTCCCTTCCCTATGATGAGGCACTCGAAAACGAAAGGACGCAGGCACTTTTGAAGGAGGTCTACTCTTCGTCATTGCCaaagaagacgaagaaacCCTCCTCCTATGTCATGGTTCCCAGACCTTAA